From one Lycorma delicatula isolate Av1 chromosome 2, ASM4794821v1, whole genome shotgun sequence genomic stretch:
- the LOC142319640 gene encoding activating signal cointegrator 1 complex subunit 3-like codes for MILKEMASQKGQLRLFEPEDRPSAGNARKTFQRARSKQLAELFQAGFSVHHAGLLRSDRWKSFLSPEIYLRLLACRKGFL; via the exons atgattttaaaagaaatggcaTCACAAAAAGGTCAGCTAAGGTTGTTTGAGCCAGAAGATAGACCTTCTGCTGGTAATGCAAGAAAAACATTTCAACGAGCTCGGTCTAAACAGCTTGCAGAATTGTTTCAGGCTGGATTTTCAGTTCATCATGCCGGATTATTACGTAGTGACAG gtggaaatcttttttatcaccagaaatctacctccgccttctggcgtgccgaaagggatttttgtgA